Part of the Amia ocellicauda isolate fAmiCal2 chromosome 18, fAmiCal2.hap1, whole genome shotgun sequence genome, CTTCATATAAGGACATCACTCGCACTCTGCCTCACATATGGCTATTCAAAGGTTATACCTCAAGAGTAACACAGGTGAAATGCACAATGAAAAGGTTGCATATTTTGCCAGTACAAACAGGAATACATTAAACATGGTTGAGTTTACAATAATTTTAACATTAACCGCAACCACAACATTTTTCCCAGGACTGGTGTGTTGTTTATCTAATAAGTTTACAGTATTATCTGCCTGTAATCCATTGGTCTGATAACACATCTCTGATCAGGCTAATTCCATGAACAAAGTATAGAATGTCGAATCGACACGCCctgtttaatatataaatatgcaatGTATTCGAGACGTCTACTGATTAAAGCCTGGATCAAGACCACGAAGAAAAAAAGGGTTTTCATCCCAATTTCCTGATATTGAGTAAAAAAGTGAATTGTCTTCCAAGCACACTGCAAACAAACTTTAATTTGACTGACCTTTACAGGATACGTTTAAAAATACTGGTAAATGAAACAGATTTTAAGTATTTCACTAAAACtatacaaatattgtatttttattattatcattttgttCCTTTCAGATTATGGTCTTTAGCTTAcaaaaaaattgtaaaaatgCCTTAGAAAAACTTTGGATTTTTAAATCTTTTCAATCTCACAAGGACTGTACTACTCAGTGGAAACAATTGGTGTTGGAGTGGATTTCTCAGGGTGTCATAAAAGGCAGCAGTCGTGTATACGGATGCTGACATTACAGGTTAATTAGAGATAGGCAGCAGCATGCGGTCTTCAGATGGCCAAGGCAAAGCTGGCACTTACTGCTTTGCATACAGGGTGAATGCAAATTCGTTGGCATTGGAAAAGCAAGGAACAAAAATGCCTGaagaaaaacagatttttttacCGGCTTGCAATGCATGCGAAATGAGCCCGGTCTCATTGCCCTGCGTTTTTGCTCGGCTGTGATGATGGGCTGCTTGAGTAACACCAGTGGAACAAGAGATGAACATGTAAAGGGGGTGGGAATACTTGGCACATGCAACTCTGGCATCTCtggatttataataataataataataataataataataataataattgtaaacaCCAAAGAAACAGAACTGCAAATCACCGCAGAGTAAGGCAGAGGACACTAACTTCAACATCAATGTAAACGTTATTACCTGCCTAAGAGAATGGCCCAGCATCAGATGAAGTCATTGTGCTTATTCAAGTCACTGTTTTGGTTAGACGATGGTGAAACTACAATCATTTGCTTAATAATCTGAGAGCTTCATCTACTACTTTGTCTTCTTCTTCtcaggtacagtgtgtgtgtgtgtgtgtgtgtgtgtgtgtgtgtttgtctgtatatatacatcacaaacacacacgcacatactaTGGCACACCTCAGATCCGTTCCTTGACAGTGGCACACAGTAATTCCCAGTCTTGTGGATTTATTGCTTGCCCTCTCCCCTGTCCGTGGCCGCTTTACGGCGTCCCCATGAGCAGGTAGAAGGTGAGCGCAACGATGAGGAGCAGACAGAACGGGGAGGAGAAAGTCTGGTAGGCGGCCGAGGGCATGAAGACATCCTCGTAGTTGTTGATGCTGACCATGTGATCGGACACGGGGGGCGAGTCGATGTCATGTCGAGTGATGGAGCCTGTGGTGAGAGACAGAGCAAGGGAGGGAAGGATGGGAGTGAGGGGGTCATTTAGCTACAGCAAAGGCACTACCAAGGTCTTACAAAAGGTCTCACCTTGGATGGCGGGACCCCAGGCAAACAGGTAGTACCAGCTGAGGTGCAGGTCTACCAGCGTCTCCTCACGGGGCACGTAGACTGGCCTCTTGAAGCGGCATGTCACCCTGTTGTTCTCGAAGATGCCCTCCTCATCGCGAGCCGGATTGCGCTTAATCTCCTTGGCCCACTGGCCCACATTGTAGAAGTGGTGGATCCGAACCCGGCCATTGTCGTCGTGGACGCAGCCCATGACATCATCCCCACCCTGTTGGAGGAACAGAACAGCCACACCTGAAGTCACCAGTTCGGTGAGGTTATAGTTTTTCTGCTGCAAGgttgttttgtaaatgttttttaccATCTTCTTGTCTGACGAGAAGCCCACAGCTACCCAGCCATCAGTATCGGCACTCAGCTCAAACTCAACATCCGCACCGATCCGGCGATAGCTGAGAAAATAATCACAGGTTTCTGCGTCGCAGCCCGGCTTCCCGTACCTGCAGGTGATAGAGACAACAACAGCTCTATCTCTTTCTCATTTGCACAAAAGggtaacaaaacacaaaactgccTATTCTACTGTCCAGAGATAGTGACATGACACCCCGACCCTCCACATTTCATCACTGCtgctaaaatgtgttttcttatgAGACTActgaacacaaaaacacaaaagatgTATCATGCTTATGATCAAACATGTTCAACAAGTTTCCACAGGCAAATATGAGTGCCCACATAGATGTCACACACCTATCAAACATGAGATGAAGAGGGAACATTTAGAGAGAGATAATCCTACCTGAAGCATCCCTTGGTAACCCCACAGTCATTCACTTTGATTTTGGCGAATGGGTCTACTGGTGGGGCAGTAGGAAAGGGGTAACCTGGCGATGCAGACAAGGAAATACCTGTTAACAGAATAAGTGTTGTAGTCTAACGCTCACTGTAACTCCAGGGCAGctttacaaaatgaacacaCAGGATCCTAACGGTGTTAAATGGATGTGTTAAATAACGGAGATCCATACAAATGCTACTGACCATGGCCAGAACACTAAACGTGAGCAGAGCAAAGTCACGGTGAACACCAAGCTGACAGCTGCAGAACTATTTTCAGACACAAATGAAGTTGGAAATCCGGAGTCAGGAAACAAGAGCAAGTCTCAAGCATGCCAAACTAACTCTGAGTTGAGACCATGATTTGACAGACATTTATCCACAGTTTCAGCAGATTTAGTGGACAACAATATCATATATGGACCTGTATAGACCAAGCAGTATTGGACAGGTAAGATGATATCATTCATTGTGACTTCTGCATTTTGTGTACAGGGTCAAAAAGACACAAGATATCTCAGACAAAGGGTACATTAGCTCTGTCTTGCACCTGGCACTGTGGTTCTGTAGTAGTTGCAGAAGTAAGTAAATGCGTCGGCTAATAATATAAGAGAGGCTATCATGAGTAATGCGGTGTACACATATTTTGGGTAAGCTGCGTGTCTTGTGTCAAAACGACCTATGGCAGGTGTTTTCCACTTGAGCAAACCTGACAAGATTAAAATATCAAACGTACAAAACAGAGGAAAAATAGAGGAAAATCTGAATTTTAGGGATCCCTAGAGAAAATTGCTACACTACAGTCTTGGGGCAATATATTAGACAGCAGTCAAATTACATGGGTTGCAGGTATGGGTTGGATTAAAAAAACGCCAGTAAACTGTATGATACTGAAAATAGGAATTTCATTTCTGCATATATTCTGTATTACAATAATGTAGATGGcgtaaagaaaatacaaacgAGTGATCTTCTGGTGTGAGGGGGTGATGGTACACTATTTAAACAGTGTAATTTTTCTCACTTCAATGATAATGATGCCTAATGTGCCCTTTCATTATTCACATCAGAGCAGTGAGGAGATGCGCACAGGTTTCACTCTGGAGTTTGAGTGACGCGTCACCGGCCGCTGACCAGCGTGCTGAACAAGGGAAGGTTGTTCacagaaaaatagaaaagaaagaaaaagaaacagcaaAGGACACGGTCTGGTAGTTTTAATCACTACTTATATTGTGCtgcataaatatgtattattatatatatatatatatatatatatatatatatatatatataataaattacaCTAAGTCAATATCTATTTCAAATTAATGACCATTTCTATATACGGTACATGTTATACATTTACTTTTCGTGTCAATATTGCTTGAGAAAAAATGGACGACGCATTTGTTTGacacaagaaagaaaacagcGCACCGAACCGGGCCTGTCATATGGAGGTACTGAATCATGTTATTCCGGATAATTTAAGAAAGTGTCGATTTGATGATTTGAGTATAAAGCAACatctaaaaataaatccatacatatacatacatgcatacaaacatacata contains:
- the frrs1l gene encoding DOMON domain-containing protein FRRS1L isoform X1; translated protein: MLSALKLLPPLLLLLYPHCRRGVVSSPAEDSAARTGRGEHGDPGHEETHQDSYSTFASEFFESRYLTDGEGISLSASPGYPFPTAPPVDPFAKIKVNDCGVTKGCFRYGKPGCDAETCDYFLSYRRIGADVEFELSADTDGWVAVGFSSDKKMGGDDVMGCVHDDNGRVRIHHFYNVGQWAKEIKRNPARDEEGIFENNRVTCRFKRPVYVPREETLVDLHLSWYYLFAWGPAIQGSITRHDIDSPPVSDHMVSINNYEDVFMPSAAYQTFSSPFCLLLIVALTFYLLMGTP
- the frrs1l gene encoding DOMON domain-containing protein FRRS1L isoform X2 — encoded protein: MLSALKLLPPLLLLLYPHCRRGVVSSPAEDSAARTGRGEHGDPGHEETHQDSYSTFASEFFESRYLTDGEGYPFPTAPPVDPFAKIKVNDCGVTKGCFRYGKPGCDAETCDYFLSYRRIGADVEFELSADTDGWVAVGFSSDKKMGGDDVMGCVHDDNGRVRIHHFYNVGQWAKEIKRNPARDEEGIFENNRVTCRFKRPVYVPREETLVDLHLSWYYLFAWGPAIQGSITRHDIDSPPVSDHMVSINNYEDVFMPSAAYQTFSSPFCLLLIVALTFYLLMGTP